One part of the Loxodonta africana isolate mLoxAfr1 chromosome 13, mLoxAfr1.hap2, whole genome shotgun sequence genome encodes these proteins:
- the PRMT9 gene encoding protein arginine N-methyltransferase 9 isoform X3: MQGDDGSCEKYGKVIPASAVIFGVVVECAEIRRHHRVGIKDIAGIHLPTSVKFQSPAYCPLDSEEALEPYTTEKMSRVPGGYLALTEHFEIMTVDFNNLQELKSLATKKPEKIGIPVSKEGTLDAVVVWFVLQLDDEHSLSTSPSEETCWEQAVYPVQDLADYRIKPGDHVTMEVSCQDCYLRIQSIQVLGLEHEMDVVKSFTKNEESPSLGNEAELCSALANLQTSKPDSVEQTCVLESTEIALLNNIPYHEGFKTAMRKVLSALTPEKLLQAVGIRCQSEEVKSGSGQNENSLQSARDPYYVLDVSEGFSILPIIAGSLGQVKPYSSVEKDQHRIALDLISEANHFPKETLEFWLRHVEDESAMLQRPKSDKLWSIIILDVIEPSGLIQQEIMEKAAISRCLLQSGGKIFPQYVVMLGLLVESQILVEESAVQGTECTLGVNIAPFINQFQVPIRVFLDLSSLPCIPLSEPVELLRLDLMTPYLNTSSREVKVHICKSGQVTAIPFWYHVYLDEEIRLDTSSEASHWKQAAVVLDNPIQVEMGEELVLSVQHHKSNVSIMVKQ; encoded by the exons GGTGGGTATTAAGGACATTGCTGGTATCCATTTGCCAACAAGTGTGAAATTTCAGAGTCCAGCATATTGTCCTTTAGATTCTGAAGAAGCACTTGAACCTTATACAACTGAAAAGATGAGTCGAGTTCCTGGGGGATATTTGGCTCTGACTGAACACTTTGAAATTATGACAGTAGATTTCAACAATCTTCag GAGTTAAAAAGTCTTGCAACTAAAAAACCTGAGAAGATTGGTATTCCTGTTAGTAAAGAAGGCACGCTAGATGCTGTTGTGGTGTGGTTTGTACTCCAGCTTGATGATGAACATAGTTTATCCACAAGCCCTAGTGAGGAAACGTGTTGGGAACAGGCTGTCTACCCTGTACAGGACCTTGCAG ACTACAGGATAAAGCCTGGGGACCATGTGACGATGGAAGTGTCTTGTCAGGACTGTTACTTAAGAATCCAGAGTATCCAGGTCTTGGGTTTGGAACATGAAATGGATGTTGTGAAAAGTTTTACCAAGAATGAAGAGTCACCATCTTTAGGAAATGAGGCTGAACTCTGTAGTGCCCTGGCTAACCTTCAGACCAGCAAACCAGATTCTGTAGAGCAGACGTGTGTATTGGAGTCCACAGAAATAGCTTTGCTTAATAACATCCCGTATCATGAAGGCTTTAAAACGGCAATGAGGAAAGTTTTGTCCGCGCTGACTCCGGAGAAACTGTTGCAGGCTGTGGGTATTCGGTGTCAGAGTGAGGAGGTGAAGTCTGGAAGCGGACAGAATGAGAATTCTCTGCAGAGCGCCCGTGACCCTTACTATGTGTTAGATGTGTCTGAAGGCTTTTCTATTCTGCCGATAATTGCTGGCTCACTTGGGCAGGTTAAACCTTACAGTTCTGTGGAGAAAGACCAGCATCGCATTGCTCTAGACCTCATTTCCGAGGCCAATCACTTTCCTAAGGAAACGCTTGAGTTTTGGCTGAGACACGTGGAGGATGAGTCTGCGATGTTGCAGAGGCCaaaatcagacaagttgtggagcaTAATCATATTGGATGTCATTGAACCATCTGGGCTCATTCAGCAGGAAATAATGGAAAAAGCGGCAATATCCAG GTGTTTGCTGCAGTCTGGAGGCAAGATCTTTCCTCAGTATGTGGTGATGTTGGGGTTACTTGTAGAGTCACAGATACTGGTAGAAGAGAGTGCTGTTCAAGGAACAGAATGTACTCTTGGAGTAAATATAGCACCTTTCATTAACCAGTTTCAG GTACCTATACGTGTGTTTTTGGACCTGTCCTCATTGCCCTGTATTCCTTTAAGCGAGCCTGTGGAACTGTTAAGACTAGATTTAATGACTCCATATTTGAACAcctccagcagagaagtaaag GTACACATTTGTAAATCTGGACAAGTGACTGCCATTCCATTTTGGTATCATGTGTATCTTGACGAAGAGATTAGGTTGGATACATCAAGTGAAGCCTCACACTGGAAACAAGCTGCGGTTGTATTAGATAATCCCATCCAGGTTGAAATGGGAGAGGAACTTGTACTCAGTGTCCAGCACCACAAAAGTAATGTCAGCATCATGGTAAAGCAGTGA
- the PRMT9 gene encoding protein arginine N-methyltransferase 9 isoform X4 → MSRVPGGYLALTEHFEIMTVDFNNLQELKSLATKKPEKIGIPVSKEGTLDAVVVWFVLQLDDEHSLSTSPSEETCWEQAVYPVQDLADYRIKPGDHVTMEVSCQDCYLRIQSIQVLGLEHEMDVVKSFTKNEESPSLGNEAELCSALANLQTSKPDSVEQTCVLESTEIALLNNIPYHEGFKTAMRKVLSALTPEKLLQAVGIRCQSEEVKSGSGQNENSLQSARDPYYVLDVSEGFSILPIIAGSLGQVKPYSSVEKDQHRIALDLISEANHFPKETLEFWLRHVEDESAMLQRPKSDKLWSIIILDVIEPSGLIQQEIMEKAAISRCLLQSGGKIFPQYVVMLGLLVESQILVEESAVQGTECTLGVNIAPFINQFQVPIRVFLDLSSLPCIPLSEPVELLRLDLMTPYLNTSSREVKVHICKSGQVTAIPFWYHVYLDEEIRLDTSSEASHWKQAAVVLDNPIQVEMGEELVLSVQHHKSNVSIMVKQ, encoded by the exons ATGAGTCGAGTTCCTGGGGGATATTTGGCTCTGACTGAACACTTTGAAATTATGACAGTAGATTTCAACAATCTTCag GAGTTAAAAAGTCTTGCAACTAAAAAACCTGAGAAGATTGGTATTCCTGTTAGTAAAGAAGGCACGCTAGATGCTGTTGTGGTGTGGTTTGTACTCCAGCTTGATGATGAACATAGTTTATCCACAAGCCCTAGTGAGGAAACGTGTTGGGAACAGGCTGTCTACCCTGTACAGGACCTTGCAG ACTACAGGATAAAGCCTGGGGACCATGTGACGATGGAAGTGTCTTGTCAGGACTGTTACTTAAGAATCCAGAGTATCCAGGTCTTGGGTTTGGAACATGAAATGGATGTTGTGAAAAGTTTTACCAAGAATGAAGAGTCACCATCTTTAGGAAATGAGGCTGAACTCTGTAGTGCCCTGGCTAACCTTCAGACCAGCAAACCAGATTCTGTAGAGCAGACGTGTGTATTGGAGTCCACAGAAATAGCTTTGCTTAATAACATCCCGTATCATGAAGGCTTTAAAACGGCAATGAGGAAAGTTTTGTCCGCGCTGACTCCGGAGAAACTGTTGCAGGCTGTGGGTATTCGGTGTCAGAGTGAGGAGGTGAAGTCTGGAAGCGGACAGAATGAGAATTCTCTGCAGAGCGCCCGTGACCCTTACTATGTGTTAGATGTGTCTGAAGGCTTTTCTATTCTGCCGATAATTGCTGGCTCACTTGGGCAGGTTAAACCTTACAGTTCTGTGGAGAAAGACCAGCATCGCATTGCTCTAGACCTCATTTCCGAGGCCAATCACTTTCCTAAGGAAACGCTTGAGTTTTGGCTGAGACACGTGGAGGATGAGTCTGCGATGTTGCAGAGGCCaaaatcagacaagttgtggagcaTAATCATATTGGATGTCATTGAACCATCTGGGCTCATTCAGCAGGAAATAATGGAAAAAGCGGCAATATCCAG GTGTTTGCTGCAGTCTGGAGGCAAGATCTTTCCTCAGTATGTGGTGATGTTGGGGTTACTTGTAGAGTCACAGATACTGGTAGAAGAGAGTGCTGTTCAAGGAACAGAATGTACTCTTGGAGTAAATATAGCACCTTTCATTAACCAGTTTCAG GTACCTATACGTGTGTTTTTGGACCTGTCCTCATTGCCCTGTATTCCTTTAAGCGAGCCTGTGGAACTGTTAAGACTAGATTTAATGACTCCATATTTGAACAcctccagcagagaagtaaag GTACACATTTGTAAATCTGGACAAGTGACTGCCATTCCATTTTGGTATCATGTGTATCTTGACGAAGAGATTAGGTTGGATACATCAAGTGAAGCCTCACACTGGAAACAAGCTGCGGTTGTATTAGATAATCCCATCCAGGTTGAAATGGGAGAGGAACTTGTACTCAGTGTCCAGCACCACAAAAGTAATGTCAGCATCATGGTAAAGCAGTGA